A section of the Alphaproteobacteria bacterium genome encodes:
- the trxB gene encoding thioredoxin-disulfide reductase: MSDPLHSKVLIIGSGPAGYTAAIYTARAALKPRLVAGMQPGGQMTITTDVENYPGFAEVIQGPWLMDQMKAQAEHVGTEMISDLITEVDFTGRPFRATGDSGRIYSADSVIIATGAQAKWLGVKGEDRFMGFGVSACATCDGFFFREREVLVVGGGNTAVEEALYLTNHAAKVTVIHRRDSFRAEKILQERLLKNPKITVIWDTVLEEITGEDNPPGVTAALLKNVKTGEVRELKVDGVFVAIGHKPSTDVFLGKVAMDGDGYIKTAPDSTATDIPGVFAAGDVKDKIYRQAVTAAGMGCMAALEAEKFIAEREDAREAAE, translated from the coding sequence ATGAGCGATCCCCTCCATTCCAAGGTCCTGATCATTGGCAGCGGCCCGGCCGGCTATACGGCGGCCATCTACACCGCCCGCGCGGCACTCAAGCCGCGCCTCGTCGCCGGGATGCAGCCGGGCGGTCAGATGACGATCACCACCGATGTGGAGAACTATCCCGGTTTCGCCGAGGTCATACAGGGCCCCTGGCTGATGGACCAGATGAAAGCCCAGGCCGAGCATGTCGGGACCGAGATGATAAGCGACCTGATTACGGAGGTGGATTTCACCGGGCGCCCGTTTCGCGCCACCGGGGACAGTGGGCGGATCTACAGTGCCGATTCGGTCATCATCGCCACCGGCGCCCAGGCGAAATGGCTGGGGGTGAAGGGTGAAGACCGGTTCATGGGTTTTGGCGTCTCGGCCTGCGCCACCTGCGACGGATTTTTCTTCCGCGAGCGCGAGGTGCTCGTGGTGGGCGGCGGCAACACGGCGGTCGAGGAAGCCCTCTACCTCACCAATCACGCCGCGAAAGTGACGGTCATCCATCGCCGGGACAGCTTCCGGGCCGAAAAGATTTTACAGGAACGGCTGCTCAAGAACCCTAAGATCACCGTCATCTGGGATACGGTCCTCGAGGAGATCACGGGCGAGGACAACCCGCCCGGCGTCACGGCCGCCCTCCTGAAAAACGTCAAGACCGGCGAAGTCCGGGAACTGAAAGTGGATGGCGTCTTCGTCGCCATCGGCCACAAGCCGTCGACCGACGTTTTCCTCGGCAAGGTGGCGATGGATGGCGACGGATATATCAAAACAGCGCCCGACAGCACGGCGACCGACATCCCGGGCGTGTTCGCGGCCGGCGACGTGAAGGACAAGATCTATCGCCAGGCGGTCACGGCGGCAGGGATGGGCTGCATGGCGGCGCTCGAGGCGGAGAAATTCATCGCCGAACGCGAGGATGCCCGCGAGGCGGCCGAATAG
- the msrP gene encoding protein-methionine-sulfoxide reductase catalytic subunit MsrP, with amino-acid sequence MLIRKTRPWNLPEAEVTPEGVYLDRRRLLKAMAAVPLLAGAGTGLATALRPGPAWAADPSAKLYPVARNMRYEYSREVTPASYATQYNNFYEFGSHKRIYRAAEALEIRPWTVAIDGLVEKPFEIGIDELLSRMTLEERVYRHRCVEAWSMVVPWSGFPFRDLVALARPLGSARYVAMQTFHDPAIAPGQREPWYPWPYTEGLTMAEATNELAFLVTGLYGKPVPKQNGAPLRLAVPWKYGFKSIKSIVRFTFTDKRPVSMWQAIQPKEYGFWANVNPEVAHPRWSQATERVLGTDRRVPTQLYNGYGAFVAELYKGVEGEALFR; translated from the coding sequence ATGCTGATCCGAAAAACGCGTCCCTGGAACCTGCCCGAAGCCGAGGTGACACCGGAAGGCGTCTATCTCGACCGGCGCCGCCTGCTCAAGGCGATGGCGGCCGTGCCTCTGCTGGCCGGGGCCGGCACAGGCCTCGCCACCGCGCTCCGGCCGGGCCCGGCCTGGGCGGCGGATCCGTCGGCCAAGCTCTACCCCGTCGCCCGCAACATGCGCTACGAGTACAGCCGCGAGGTCACACCGGCCAGCTACGCCACCCAATACAATAATTTTTACGAATTCGGTTCCCACAAGCGCATCTATCGGGCCGCCGAGGCGCTCGAGATCCGTCCCTGGACGGTGGCCATCGACGGGCTGGTGGAAAAACCCTTCGAGATCGGCATCGACGAGTTGCTGTCCAGAATGACACTCGAGGAGCGCGTTTACCGCCATCGGTGCGTCGAGGCATGGTCCATGGTGGTGCCGTGGTCAGGATTCCCTTTCCGGGACCTGGTGGCGCTGGCCCGGCCGCTGGGATCGGCCAGATATGTCGCGATGCAGACGTTTCACGACCCGGCTATCGCGCCCGGCCAGCGCGAGCCCTGGTATCCCTGGCCTTATACCGAGGGGCTCACAATGGCCGAAGCGACCAACGAGCTCGCCTTCCTCGTCACCGGTCTCTATGGCAAGCCGGTTCCCAAGCAGAACGGTGCGCCGCTGCGTCTGGCGGTGCCGTGGAAATATGGCTTTAAATCGATCAAATCGATCGTGCGCTTCACCTTCACGGACAAGCGTCCCGTCTCCATGTGGCAGGCGATCCAGCCCAAGGAGTACGGATTCTGGGCCAATGTGAACCCGGAAGTGGCCCATCCGCGCTGGAGCCAGGCGACCGAGCGCGTCCTGGGCACTGACAGGCGGGTACCGACGCAGCTTTACAATGGCTACGGCGCGTTCGTTGCCGAACTCTATAAAGGGGTCGAAGGGGAGGCCCTGTTCAGGTAA
- a CDS encoding pyridoxal phosphate-dependent aminotransferase, translating to MPILAKRLGLIKPSATNALTAKVLELKAEGRDIVGLGAGEPDFDTPDNIKEAAIKAIREGQTKYTPAPGTLALREAIARKFKRDNELDYDPKQIIVGTGGKQVLYNGLLASLDPGDEVIIPAPYWVSYPDMVLMCEGTPVPVACNEKTNFKMTAADLEQAITDKTKWLILNSPSNPSGAAYTRDEMKALTEVLVRHPHVWVMSDDMYEHLVYDDFEFVTPAQVEPALYDRTLTVNGVSKAYAMTGWRIGYAGGPLELIKAMVTVQSQSTTHASSISQAASVEALDGPQDFIAERNEVFKTRRDLVVAGLNKIDGIRCATPEGAFYVYPSCAGLIGRTTPDGVTIRTDTELAGYFLDSVGVAVVPGEAFGLSPFFRISYATSTEALEAALERIADAVSRLG from the coding sequence ATGCCCATCCTGGCCAAGCGGCTCGGCCTGATCAAACCCTCGGCGACCAATGCCCTGACCGCCAAGGTGCTGGAACTCAAGGCAGAAGGCCGGGACATCGTCGGCCTCGGCGCCGGCGAGCCCGATTTCGACACGCCTGACAACATCAAGGAAGCGGCCATCAAGGCCATCCGCGAGGGACAGACGAAATATACCCCCGCGCCCGGTACTCTGGCCCTGCGCGAGGCGATCGCGCGCAAATTCAAGCGCGATAACGAACTCGATTACGATCCCAAGCAGATCATTGTCGGTACCGGCGGCAAGCAGGTCCTCTACAACGGGCTTCTCGCCAGCCTGGACCCAGGGGATGAAGTGATCATCCCCGCGCCTTACTGGGTATCTTATCCCGATATGGTGCTGATGTGCGAGGGCACGCCCGTGCCGGTTGCGTGCAACGAGAAAACCAATTTCAAGATGACGGCGGCCGATCTCGAGCAGGCGATTACCGACAAGACCAAATGGCTGATCCTGAACTCGCCCTCGAATCCGAGCGGCGCGGCCTATACGCGCGACGAGATGAAGGCGCTGACCGAGGTGCTGGTCCGCCATCCGCATGTCTGGGTGATGTCGGACGACATGTACGAGCATCTCGTCTATGACGATTTCGAATTCGTCACGCCGGCCCAGGTCGAGCCCGCCCTGTACGACCGCACGCTGACGGTCAACGGCGTTTCCAAGGCCTACGCCATGACGGGCTGGCGGATCGGCTATGCCGGCGGCCCGCTGGAACTGATCAAGGCGATGGTAACGGTGCAGTCCCAGAGCACGACGCACGCGTCCTCGATCAGCCAGGCGGCCTCGGTCGAGGCGCTTGATGGCCCGCAGGACTTCATCGCCGAACGCAACGAGGTCTTCAAAACGCGCCGCGATCTGGTGGTGGCCGGGCTGAACAAGATAGACGGCATTCGCTGCGCCACGCCTGAGGGGGCGTTCTACGTCTACCCGTCCTGCGCCGGCCTGATCGGCCGCACCACACCTGACGGGGTGACGATCCGCACCGATACCGAACTCGCGGGATATTTCCTCGATTCCGTCGGTGTCGCGGTGGTTCCGGGCGAAGCGTTCGGCCTGTCGCCGTTTTTCCGGATTTCCTATGCGACCTCGACCGAGGCGCTCGAGGCCGCACTCGAGCGGATTGCCGACGCGGTCAGCCGGCTCGGCTGA